In Candidatus Glassbacteria bacterium, the sequence AGGTGGCCAAGGCTCTGGCCGGGGCAATCGAGGGCTGCGGTGTGGACGTGCTCTTTTTCGGCAAGCAGGCGGTGGGTAACGAGCACGGCCAGGTGGGCCTGATCGTGGCCGAGCTGCTGGGAATTCCGGGTATCAGCGAGGTAAGCCGCCTGGAGATCGGCGGAGCGGCCGCCGGCGGCAAACGCGAGATCGAGGGCGGCACCGAGAGTTTCGAGACCCCGCTGCCGGCCGTGTTCACCGCGCAGAAGGGACTCAACGAACCCCGCTACCCGTCGCTCAAGGGCAGGATGGCGGCCAAGAAGAAACCGATCGAGGAGCGCGCGGTCACTCTGGACGAACCCCGGCTTCAGGTCGAGAATATCAGCTACCCGCCTCAGCGCGAACGGGGACGGATCGTGGGCGAGGGGGCAGCCGCCGTGCCGGAGCTGGTGAGGCTGCTCAAGGAAGAAGCAAAAGTCCTTTGAAAAAGCAGAAGTCGGCAGACGGGAGTCAGGAGAAAAACCTCGGGGTGCTGAGACTCCCGCAACAAAAGATCAGCGACTGAGTTTGCAATGGAGTAGTAAGTTTTTTTCAGGAAAGTCCGCGGTCAAACGCTTTTATTCTGTCTCCTGACTAGCGACTGCTGAGTTCTGTACTTTGTCGGTTGAAAAACCGGCGCACTGAAATAATTCCCAACTTGGCCAATAGTGAAACAACTGAATAAACCCTAAGGAGATCAACTGATGGCGATCAACGTCCTGGTAGCCGTCGAAGTCCGGGATGGCGAGCTGAAGAAATCGGGCCGCGAGGGCCTGGGGCTGGCCCGTCAACTCGTTGAGCAGGCCGGCGGCGGCGAGGTCTCAGCCGTGCTGGCGGTCGATTCGGCCGGCGGTTTGCCGCAGGAGCTGGCCGCGGCGGGCGCGGATAGAATCCTCGTGGCCGAAAACCCCGATTTTGCCAACTATTGCCCCGGCGGGCATGCGGCGGCGGTGGC encodes:
- a CDS encoding electron transfer flavoprotein beta subunit/FixA family protein; translated protein: VAKALAGAIEGCGVDVLFFGKQAVGNEHGQVGLIVAELLGIPGISEVSRLEIGGAAAGGKREIEGGTESFETPLPAVFTAQKGLNEPRYPSLKGRMAAKKKPIEERAVTLDEPRLQVENISYPPQRERGRIVGEGAAAVPELVRLLKEEAKVL